A genomic stretch from uncultured Pseudodesulfovibrio sp. includes:
- a CDS encoding PBP1A family penicillin-binding protein has translation MKVLKVLLIIFLLCMLAGVGGAVWVYNWAARDLPGFKNITDYNPPLVTTVYAKDNQVLGYFYKEKRFLVTLDQMSPWLPKAFLASEDASFYEHDGVDMTAIARAFVANLRAGHTRQGGSTITQQIIKRLLLTSEKSYKRKLKEAILAFRLENYLTKEEILTIYLNHIFLGAHSYGVEAASRTYFAKHSNELTIAQAAMLAGLPQAPTRYNPYRNMRDARKRQEYVLGQMRSLGWITPEQYQEAMDEEIELKSMPDPSWTTGAYYLEEVRRWLISEYGEDATYNGGLTVTTPCDLKHQMAAEKSVKRGLIDSAKRRGWTGPIGSFTPADMPGILEEGPQDTEEIMDKTRLMKAFVTKVVAEKALVNFGAFKGEIPIKAMWWVREPNIKKSHEDVPDPRDARKVLKKGDVVWVTVAEAPKQEGGIWTLDLEREPSVEGALVSITPDTGEVVALVGGFAFEKSQFNRATQAKRQPGSAFKPIVYSTALDNGFTPSTMVLDAPIVYANDAEGKLWRPQNFEGTFEGPVMLRTALVKSKNLCTIRVAQKIGIRKIIERAKVMGLDTDFPHDLSVSLGSAVVTLMNLCEAYTAFPRGGSYVKPRTVLSVKSAWGEDLYTSAPEISDAISPQTAFILSSLMKQVVQNGTGWRARVLKRPVAGKTGTSNNEQDAWYMGFSPYLLTGVYVGFDELTPMGKWETGSRAASPLWVNYRKVVENDYPYEDFTEPPGIVMVRVDGITGKLASPSSTKEFFLPFKVGSEPTEMSRSGSSGSNSDGPVSDDDLFKQTF, from the coding sequence ATGAAAGTACTGAAAGTTTTACTGATTATATTCCTTTTATGCATGCTTGCCGGAGTCGGTGGAGCCGTGTGGGTTTACAACTGGGCGGCCAGAGATCTGCCCGGTTTCAAGAATATTACCGATTATAACCCACCGCTGGTAACCACGGTATACGCCAAGGATAATCAAGTCCTCGGGTATTTCTACAAGGAAAAACGATTCCTTGTGACACTGGACCAGATGAGCCCATGGCTGCCCAAGGCGTTCCTGGCTTCCGAGGATGCCAGTTTTTATGAACACGATGGTGTGGACATGACTGCCATAGCGCGTGCTTTTGTGGCGAATCTCAGAGCAGGGCATACACGTCAGGGTGGGTCCACTATTACGCAGCAGATCATCAAGCGACTGTTACTGACTTCTGAGAAGAGCTATAAGCGTAAACTCAAGGAAGCGATTCTTGCCTTCAGGTTGGAAAATTATCTGACCAAGGAAGAAATCCTGACCATTTACCTTAACCATATATTCCTGGGAGCTCATTCCTACGGTGTCGAGGCTGCTTCTAGAACATATTTTGCAAAGCATTCTAATGAATTGACGATCGCACAGGCGGCTATGTTGGCCGGATTACCTCAGGCGCCAACCCGGTATAATCCGTATCGGAATATGCGAGACGCCAGGAAACGTCAGGAATATGTTTTGGGCCAAATGCGTTCGCTTGGATGGATCACGCCGGAACAGTATCAGGAAGCAATGGACGAAGAAATTGAACTCAAGTCCATGCCGGATCCATCCTGGACGACCGGGGCGTACTACCTTGAAGAAGTCCGTCGTTGGCTGATCTCTGAATATGGTGAGGATGCGACCTATAATGGCGGCCTGACCGTAACCACTCCGTGCGATTTGAAACATCAGATGGCAGCGGAAAAGTCTGTCAAACGTGGGTTGATTGATTCTGCAAAGCGTCGCGGTTGGACTGGGCCTATAGGGAGCTTCACTCCTGCTGATATGCCTGGGATTCTTGAAGAAGGACCGCAGGATACTGAAGAGATCATGGACAAGACCCGGTTGATGAAGGCCTTCGTCACCAAGGTTGTCGCTGAAAAGGCTCTAGTAAATTTCGGTGCATTCAAAGGAGAAATTCCGATCAAGGCCATGTGGTGGGTGCGCGAACCGAATATCAAAAAATCTCATGAAGATGTCCCTGATCCGCGGGATGCCCGCAAGGTGCTTAAAAAAGGTGATGTTGTTTGGGTTACGGTTGCTGAAGCACCCAAGCAAGAGGGCGGAATCTGGACTCTCGACCTTGAACGCGAGCCCAGTGTGGAAGGCGCTTTGGTGTCCATTACGCCCGACACTGGCGAAGTGGTTGCTTTGGTGGGCGGATTCGCCTTTGAGAAAAGTCAATTCAATCGGGCAACACAGGCCAAACGTCAGCCAGGTTCTGCGTTTAAACCCATTGTGTATTCCACGGCTCTTGATAACGGTTTTACCCCGTCCACCATGGTACTTGACGCACCAATTGTTTATGCCAATGACGCCGAAGGCAAGTTGTGGCGGCCTCAGAATTTTGAAGGGACGTTTGAAGGACCTGTCATGCTGCGGACGGCTTTGGTCAAATCCAAGAACCTGTGCACTATCCGTGTAGCGCAGAAAATAGGCATCCGTAAAATTATCGAACGGGCCAAGGTTATGGGGCTCGATACCGATTTCCCGCATGATTTGTCGGTGTCCCTCGGCTCCGCCGTGGTGACGCTTATGAACCTGTGCGAAGCGTATACCGCATTTCCGCGTGGCGGCTCCTATGTGAAGCCGCGCACTGTCCTTTCGGTCAAATCCGCCTGGGGCGAAGACTTATATACGTCGGCTCCTGAAATCTCTGATGCTATCAGTCCGCAGACTGCCTTTATTCTGTCCTCCCTGATGAAACAGGTTGTCCAGAACGGTACTGGCTGGCGCGCTCGAGTGCTCAAGCGTCCAGTGGCAGGCAAGACCGGGACTTCCAACAACGAGCAGGATGCCTGGTATATGGGCTTTTCGCCATATCTACTGACCGGCGTCTACGTTGGCTTCGATGAACTGACGCCCATGGGTAAGTGGGAAACCGGTTCGCGTGCGGCCAGTCCTTTGTGGGTTAACTATCGTAAAGTCGTGGAAAATGATTATCCATACGAGGACTTCACCGAACCGCCGGGAATTGTTATGGTCAGAGTAGACGGCATCACGGGCAAGCTTGCTTCGCCGTCTTCGACTAAGGAATTTTTCCTGCCGTTTAAGGTTGGGTCGGAACCCACGGAGATGTCCCGTTCCGGGAGCAGTGGTAGTAACAGTGACGGGCCTGTATCCGACGACGATCTGTTCAAGCAGACCTTCTAG
- a CDS encoding zinc/iron-chelating domain-containing protein, translated as MSQNQIDDSDVCRRCSFLGPTCCRIATGQEEFCFPLSQIEKERIQEHVPFTGGFVLSPNSKAFVDYVCRLFPGEEDAARELFPEGKEHFRLAVDSMGACRFLGPEGCEIPKEARPYYCRLFPFWMAGCNVTFFDSPSCLARREGRTLTRILDRLDTSKATVKDLYGRLRLVWGLAPRKGACRVNKKF; from the coding sequence GTGTCCCAGAATCAGATCGACGACTCGGATGTTTGCAGGCGGTGTTCCTTTCTAGGACCGACGTGTTGCCGTATAGCGACTGGTCAGGAAGAATTTTGTTTTCCTCTTTCACAGATTGAGAAAGAGCGTATTCAAGAGCATGTTCCCTTTACCGGCGGTTTTGTGCTCTCTCCCAATTCCAAGGCGTTTGTCGACTATGTATGTCGCCTGTTTCCGGGAGAAGAGGACGCGGCGCGGGAACTCTTTCCTGAGGGTAAGGAACATTTTCGGTTGGCAGTGGACTCCATGGGAGCCTGCCGTTTTCTCGGCCCGGAAGGGTGCGAGATACCAAAGGAAGCGCGGCCCTATTATTGCCGCCTTTTCCCGTTTTGGATGGCGGGATGTAACGTGACGTTTTTCGATTCTCCTTCCTGCCTGGCTCGACGGGAAGGGAGAACGCTTACACGCATACTTGATCGCCTTGATACTTCAAAGGCAACAGTCAAGGACCTGTATGGGCGATTGCGGCTTGTATGGGGTTTGGCGCCGAGAAAAGGCGCGTGTCGGGTCAACAAAAAGTTCTGA
- a CDS encoding FeoA family protein — translation MQKPLTQYPTGAVVRIAGIDGGRQARARMLAMGMTPGCPVEILTGGPTGCRVRVRGSEVVLCCGLAGKIMAVDNDSSEGPHCSCCPGPRAKAS, via the coding sequence ATGCAAAAGCCTTTGACGCAATACCCCACTGGGGCTGTTGTTCGTATAGCTGGAATTGACGGAGGCAGACAGGCCCGAGCGCGCATGCTCGCTATGGGCATGACTCCAGGATGTCCTGTGGAGATTCTTACAGGTGGGCCGACAGGTTGCCGCGTACGAGTACGCGGTTCCGAGGTCGTACTCTGTTGTGGACTGGCCGGGAAAATAATGGCCGTTGACAATGACTCAAGCGAAGGACCACACTGTAGCTGCTGTCCCGGGCCACGGGCCAAAGCCTCGTAA
- a CDS encoding PhzF family phenazine biosynthesis protein: MELELYQVDAFAESVFSGNPAAVIPLYEWLSDELMQNIAMENNLSETAFFVRKGEYFELRWFTPEKEVDLCGHATMASAHVLYEYLDYEDPVVVFETKSGRLFVDRESGFYSMDFPAWPFHEIQVTERVSAALGARPDKLYMGQRDMMAVFESEEQIRELAPDFRLVAKVDGLCLICTAPGLDHDFVSRFFTPDISIPEDPVTGSAHCMLVPYWAKRLGKSKLTAYQASARGGVLKCEHMGDRIKISGQAVTYMKGMIVL, encoded by the coding sequence ATGGAACTCGAGCTCTATCAAGTAGACGCATTTGCAGAAAGCGTGTTCAGTGGTAATCCGGCGGCGGTCATTCCTCTCTACGAGTGGCTTTCCGATGAATTGATGCAGAATATCGCCATGGAAAATAACCTGTCCGAAACCGCCTTTTTTGTGCGCAAAGGCGAGTATTTCGAACTGCGGTGGTTCACTCCTGAAAAAGAGGTTGATCTGTGCGGTCATGCAACAATGGCGAGCGCGCATGTTTTGTATGAGTACCTTGATTACGAAGATCCCGTTGTAGTTTTTGAAACCAAGAGCGGAAGATTGTTTGTAGACCGTGAAAGCGGATTCTATTCCATGGATTTCCCGGCTTGGCCGTTCCATGAGATACAGGTGACTGAACGTGTGTCCGCAGCCCTTGGGGCGCGTCCTGACAAACTCTATATGGGACAGCGTGATATGATGGCTGTTTTTGAGAGTGAAGAGCAGATTCGTGAACTGGCCCCGGACTTCCGGTTGGTGGCCAAAGTGGACGGGTTATGCCTCATTTGTACGGCACCCGGTTTGGATCATGACTTCGTGTCCCGTTTTTTTACACCGGATATCAGTATCCCTGAAGATCCTGTCACTGGGTCGGCTCATTGCATGTTGGTGCCGTATTGGGCGAAGCGTCTGGGAAAATCGAAGCTGACCGCATACCAGGCTTCGGCCCGTGGCGGTGTCCTGAAGTGCGAACACATGGGCGACCGTATCAAAATATCCGGTCAGGCTGTTACATATATGAAGGGAATGATTGTCCTATAG
- the carB gene encoding carbamoyl-phosphate synthase large subunit, with product MPRRTDIKKIMLIGSGPIVIGQACEFDYSGTQALKALKEEGYEVVLVNSNPASIMTDPELADATYIEPLEPETVARIIEKERPDALLPTLGGQTGLNTALAVAEMGILDKYNVELIGADIPVINKAESREEFRAAMQNIGLGMPESGICRTMADVREWGEKIPFPIIVRPAYTLGGAGGGVAYNMEELEEICSNGLALSMKSEIMLERSILGWKEYELEVMRDRKDNCVIICSIENLDPMGVHTGDSVTVAPAQTLTDDEYQKLRNASLAVMREIGVETGGSNVQFAINPEDGEVIIIEMNPRVSRSSALASKATGFPIAKIAAKLAVGYTLDEIPNDITRETMASFEPAIDYCVVKIPRFTFEKFPGTEDYLTTAMKSVGETMAIGRTFKEALQKGLRSLETGHIGLGKRFDTCDIDKNEILRLLRRPNSERLFAVRNALRCGMTEEEVFEATNIDPWFLRQFVDIYEMEKKLIEYGKREGVSKDADGMSEMLRSAKEYGYADAQLAAMWRTSEDAIRVLRKDLDIIPTYYLVDTCAAEFEAYTPYYYSTYETGQENVRDDRKKIVILGGGPNRIGQGIEFDYCCCHSSFTLKELGVQSIMVNSNPETVSTDYDTSDKLYFEPLTFEDVMNIIEFEKPDGVIVQFGGQTPLNLALRLMNAGVPLIGTSPDAIDRAEDRERFKQFLNKLHLKQPPNGTAMSMVEAREIAESLDFPLVLRPSYVLGGRGMDIVYTMDEFDHYFRHSARISPEHPTLIDKFLEYAIEVDVDALADGDDVYIGGVMEHIEEAGIHSGDSASVLPPYSLSGELIREIERQTIAMAKELGVIGLMNVQFAIKDNEVYIIEVNPRASRTVPFVSKATGVPLAKLATRIMLGEKLKDLNPKAMRKKGHISVKESVFPFSRFPNVDVLLGPEMRSTGEVMGIDPSFGLAYMKAQLAAGQKLPLKGTVFMSVNDWDKSKIVLVARDFEAMGFRVCATGGTADFLIEKGVKVDKVHKVHEGQRPHVVDHIKNGEFDLVINTPSGKKTVGDAKMIRQNTLLYDIPYTTTVSGAKAIAQAILEVRETGLKVQSLQKYYG from the coding sequence ATGCCCAGACGTACAGACATCAAGAAAATTATGTTGATCGGGTCCGGCCCGATCGTGATCGGCCAGGCCTGCGAATTCGATTATTCCGGTACTCAGGCGCTCAAAGCGCTCAAGGAGGAAGGATACGAAGTCGTTCTGGTCAATTCCAACCCTGCGTCAATTATGACCGACCCGGAGTTGGCTGATGCTACTTATATCGAGCCGCTTGAGCCCGAGACTGTAGCCAGAATTATTGAAAAAGAGCGTCCCGACGCTCTTTTGCCTACTTTAGGGGGGCAGACCGGGCTGAATACTGCGCTTGCCGTGGCTGAAATGGGCATACTGGACAAATATAACGTCGAGCTCATTGGTGCAGATATTCCGGTTATCAACAAAGCGGAATCCCGAGAAGAATTTCGTGCAGCCATGCAGAACATCGGTCTCGGCATGCCTGAAAGCGGCATCTGCCGTACTATGGCCGATGTGCGTGAGTGGGGTGAAAAAATCCCGTTCCCCATCATTGTTCGCCCAGCCTACACATTGGGCGGTGCCGGTGGCGGCGTGGCCTACAACATGGAAGAGCTTGAGGAAATCTGCTCCAACGGTTTGGCCTTGTCCATGAAGAGCGAGATCATGCTTGAGCGTTCCATCCTCGGCTGGAAGGAATATGAGCTTGAGGTCATGCGGGACAGGAAAGACAACTGCGTCATCATCTGTTCCATTGAGAACCTGGACCCCATGGGTGTACATACCGGTGACTCCGTAACCGTGGCCCCTGCGCAGACGCTTACCGATGACGAATATCAGAAGTTGCGCAACGCATCTCTGGCGGTCATGCGTGAGATCGGCGTGGAGACCGGAGGCAGTAACGTCCAGTTTGCCATCAACCCCGAAGACGGCGAGGTCATCATTATCGAGATGAACCCTCGTGTGTCCCGTTCTTCGGCCCTGGCTTCCAAGGCGACCGGATTCCCTATTGCCAAGATCGCAGCCAAGCTTGCTGTCGGATATACGCTTGACGAAATCCCCAATGATATCACACGCGAAACAATGGCTTCTTTTGAGCCTGCCATTGACTACTGCGTCGTCAAAATTCCCAGATTCACTTTCGAGAAGTTCCCCGGAACCGAGGATTACCTGACCACGGCCATGAAGTCCGTGGGTGAAACCATGGCAATCGGACGGACTTTCAAGGAAGCGTTGCAGAAAGGGTTGCGCTCGTTGGAAACCGGCCATATCGGACTGGGTAAGCGATTTGATACCTGTGATATCGACAAGAATGAAATTTTGCGCCTGCTTAGAAGGCCTAATTCGGAACGCCTGTTCGCTGTGCGCAACGCACTCAGGTGCGGTATGACAGAAGAGGAAGTCTTTGAGGCTACCAACATTGATCCGTGGTTCCTCCGCCAGTTCGTGGATATCTATGAAATGGAGAAAAAACTCATCGAATACGGCAAGCGCGAGGGTGTCTCCAAGGATGCTGATGGCATGAGCGAAATGCTTCGCAGCGCCAAGGAATACGGCTATGCCGACGCGCAGCTTGCCGCTATGTGGCGCACCAGTGAAGACGCAATTCGTGTTCTGCGCAAGGATCTGGATATTATTCCGACCTACTATTTGGTCGATACCTGCGCTGCAGAATTCGAGGCCTACACGCCGTATTATTATTCCACATACGAGACCGGACAGGAAAATGTCCGCGATGACCGAAAGAAGATCGTTATTTTGGGCGGTGGGCCCAACCGTATTGGGCAGGGTATCGAGTTCGACTACTGTTGCTGTCACTCCTCATTCACTCTGAAGGAACTCGGCGTGCAGTCCATTATGGTCAATTCCAACCCGGAAACGGTCTCCACCGATTATGACACCTCGGACAAGCTCTACTTCGAGCCGCTGACCTTTGAGGATGTCATGAACATTATTGAATTTGAGAAGCCTGACGGTGTTATTGTCCAGTTCGGTGGACAGACCCCGCTCAATCTGGCTTTGCGTCTCATGAATGCGGGTGTGCCGCTTATTGGGACCAGCCCGGATGCCATTGACCGCGCCGAAGATCGTGAGAGGTTCAAGCAGTTCCTCAATAAACTGCATTTGAAGCAGCCGCCGAACGGCACGGCCATGTCCATGGTTGAAGCTCGGGAAATAGCCGAAAGTCTGGACTTCCCGCTGGTGCTCCGCCCTTCATATGTTTTGGGTGGCCGTGGTATGGATATTGTCTACACCATGGATGAATTCGATCACTACTTCCGTCATTCTGCCCGTATTTCTCCGGAACATCCGACCCTCATCGACAAGTTTCTGGAATACGCCATCGAGGTGGATGTCGACGCTCTGGCCGACGGCGATGACGTCTACATCGGCGGAGTCATGGAGCACATCGAGGAAGCAGGCATTCACTCTGGTGATTCCGCATCCGTGCTGCCTCCGTACTCCCTGAGCGGCGAGTTGATTCGTGAAATTGAACGGCAGACCATTGCCATGGCCAAAGAGCTTGGCGTTATCGGCCTGATGAATGTGCAGTTCGCCATCAAGGATAACGAAGTTTACATCATCGAAGTCAACCCGCGAGCTTCCCGTACCGTGCCGTTTGTGTCCAAGGCTACGGGTGTTCCGCTTGCCAAGCTTGCAACCCGCATCATGCTTGGTGAAAAACTGAAAGATTTGAATCCCAAGGCAATGCGCAAGAAGGGCCATATCTCCGTCAAGGAATCCGTGTTCCCGTTCAGCCGTTTTCCCAATGTGGACGTGTTGCTTGGACCAGAGATGCGTTCTACTGGCGAAGTCATGGGAATTGATCCGAGTTTCGGTCTTGCCTACATGAAGGCGCAGTTGGCCGCAGGGCAGAAGTTGCCACTGAAAGGAACGGTTTTCATGTCCGTCAATGACTGGGACAAATCCAAGATTGTTCTGGTTGCCCGCGACTTTGAGGCCATGGGTTTCAGGGTGTGCGCCACTGGTGGTACTGCTGATTTTCTGATTGAAAAGGGTGTCAAGGTCGACAAAGTGCATAAGGTGCATGAAGGGCAGCGTCCCCATGTTGTCGATCATATCAAGAACGGCGAATTCGACCTGGTCATCAATACTCCGTCGGGTAAAAAGACCGTGGGTGATGCCAAGATGATTCGTCAGAATACATTGCTGTATGATATCCCGTACACCACCACGGTGTCCGGAGCCAAAGCCATTGCGCAGGCTATTCTTGAAGTAAGAGAAACCGGGCTGAAAGTTCAGAGCCTGCAAAAATATTACGGTTAA
- the purF gene encoding amidophosphoribosyltransferase, with amino-acid sequence MKKEYCGLFGIYGNKEAARMTYFGLYALQHRGQESAGIVTWDGEKIREQKGMGLVADVFNERHLSKELKGSIGMGHIRYSTTGASLIRNAQPFRVRHGDLQLSVAHNGNLVNTFELRSELEASGSIFQTTMDTEVFAHLIIKYLHESDSIEEAIGKACNRVRGAYSMLILANDKMIAIKDPNSFRPLALGRVGDSYVFASETCAFDLIEAEYLRPLEAGEMVTIHKGKLTSLRFAEERKASKCIFELIYFARPDSYVFGDVVYERRKAMGVMLAKEAPVDADMVMPFPDSGNYAAVGYSQESGLPLELAMIRNHYVGRTFIQPSQDMRDFSVRVKLNPVKSMIKDKRIVIVEDSIVRGTTIRARVKKLRELGAKEIHLRVSCPPIMHPCFYGIDFSSKGELIAANHSAEDIARFMGIDSLHYLTIPGLLDSVTQNDWCLACFDGKYPVPLSDHMGKDCLEADPGIIKEFC; translated from the coding sequence ATGAAAAAAGAGTATTGCGGTCTTTTCGGAATTTACGGCAACAAGGAAGCCGCCAGAATGACCTACTTCGGTCTCTATGCTCTCCAGCATCGGGGGCAGGAGTCCGCAGGTATTGTCACCTGGGATGGTGAGAAGATCCGCGAACAGAAGGGTATGGGCCTTGTGGCCGATGTGTTCAACGAGCGGCATCTGAGCAAGGAGCTCAAGGGTTCCATCGGCATGGGGCACATCCGTTATTCAACTACCGGCGCATCGCTTATCCGTAATGCGCAGCCGTTTCGTGTCCGTCATGGAGACCTGCAATTGTCGGTGGCGCATAATGGCAACCTTGTGAATACTTTTGAGCTGCGTTCTGAGCTTGAAGCCAGCGGGTCCATTTTTCAGACCACTATGGATACTGAGGTCTTTGCGCACCTGATTATTAAATACCTGCATGAGTCCGACTCTATCGAGGAGGCCATAGGTAAGGCTTGCAACCGGGTGCGGGGCGCGTATTCCATGCTCATTCTTGCCAACGACAAGATGATCGCGATCAAGGATCCCAACAGCTTTCGCCCTCTGGCTCTCGGACGGGTGGGAGATTCCTATGTGTTTGCGTCCGAGACCTGTGCTTTCGATCTTATCGAAGCCGAGTACCTGCGCCCCTTGGAAGCAGGTGAAATGGTGACCATTCACAAGGGCAAGCTTACGTCATTGCGGTTTGCCGAAGAAAGAAAGGCCAGCAAATGTATTTTTGAGCTGATCTACTTTGCTCGCCCCGATTCCTATGTGTTCGGTGACGTTGTTTACGAACGACGCAAGGCCATGGGCGTCATGCTCGCCAAAGAAGCGCCGGTGGATGCTGACATGGTCATGCCGTTCCCGGATTCTGGCAATTATGCAGCTGTCGGGTATTCTCAGGAATCCGGTCTGCCGCTGGAGCTGGCCATGATTCGCAATCATTATGTCGGCCGTACCTTTATTCAACCTTCACAGGATATGCGTGATTTCTCCGTGCGGGTGAAACTCAATCCAGTCAAATCCATGATCAAGGACAAGCGCATTGTCATTGTGGAGGATTCCATTGTTCGCGGAACAACCATCCGTGCCCGTGTCAAGAAGCTGCGGGAGTTGGGCGCAAAAGAGATTCATCTGCGTGTAAGTTGTCCGCCTATCATGCACCCCTGCTTTTACGGCATTGATTTTTCCAGCAAAGGTGAACTGATCGCGGCCAATCATTCGGCAGAAGATATTGCCCGTTTTATGGGTATTGACTCCCTGCATTACCTGACCATTCCCGGTCTGCTTGATTCCGTGACACAGAACGATTGGTGTCTGGCCTGTTTTGATGGTAAATATCCTGTGCCGTTGTCAGATCATATGGGAAAGGACTGCCTTGAGGCAGATCCCGGTATCATTAAAGAGTTCTGCTAG
- a CDS encoding KpsF/GutQ family sugar-phosphate isomerase: MTCNSKRTDWLNLAREVLDVEIQGLTAVKSQLGESFVQALTAMAECKGRVVITGVGKSGLVGRKIAATLSSTGTPSFFLHPVEGAHGDMGMIRKEDVVIAMSNSGGTDEVNTIIPVLRSLGATVIAMTSNTVSAMAQLSDIAIKVSVPREACALGLAPTSSTTAQLAVGDALAVCLMEWKSFGKDDFKKFHPGGSLGQRLAICVDQLMHTKGLPLVREHVSLAAALQVLNDGGLGLVAIVDAANILKGVFSDGDVRRLVCDNALDGNQTISDVMTTSPRRAVVGDSSAHVLDVMERNEITVLPVVCEDDTLAGMVHLHDLLGKGELRFSNGHNGEAG; this comes from the coding sequence ATGACGTGTAATTCCAAGAGAACCGACTGGCTGAATTTGGCTCGCGAAGTTTTGGATGTCGAAATCCAGGGTTTAACAGCGGTCAAGAGCCAGTTGGGCGAGTCTTTTGTGCAGGCACTCACTGCCATGGCTGAGTGCAAAGGGCGCGTGGTTATTACCGGAGTCGGCAAGTCCGGTCTGGTGGGACGCAAGATCGCGGCCACATTGTCCAGTACCGGGACACCGTCATTTTTTCTGCATCCGGTTGAAGGGGCGCATGGCGACATGGGCATGATCCGCAAGGAGGACGTGGTTATCGCCATGTCCAATTCCGGTGGAACGGATGAAGTGAATACCATTATTCCGGTACTCCGTTCGCTCGGAGCCACAGTTATCGCCATGACATCCAACACTGTGTCTGCCATGGCCCAGCTTTCCGATATAGCCATCAAGGTCAGCGTGCCGCGTGAGGCCTGTGCTCTCGGTTTGGCGCCGACATCTTCCACGACGGCGCAACTGGCTGTCGGCGATGCTCTGGCTGTGTGCCTCATGGAATGGAAATCCTTTGGCAAGGATGATTTCAAGAAGTTTCATCCCGGTGGATCACTGGGACAACGTCTGGCTATCTGTGTGGATCAGCTCATGCACACGAAGGGGCTGCCGCTTGTCCGTGAGCACGTCTCTCTGGCAGCTGCGCTCCAGGTACTCAATGACGGCGGACTTGGCCTTGTGGCCATTGTTGACGCTGCAAACATTCTCAAGGGAGTGTTTTCTGACGGCGATGTTCGGCGTCTTGTCTGCGATAATGCTTTGGATGGGAATCAGACCATCAGCGACGTTATGACCACTTCTCCGCGTCGCGCTGTTGTAGGTGACAGTTCGGCCCATGTACTTGACGTGATGGAGCGCAACGAAATTACCGTGTTGCCTGTTGTATGCGAAGATGACACGCTGGCTGGCATGGTTCATTTGCATGATCTGCTGGGTAAAGGCGAGTTACGGTTTTCAAATGGTCATAACGGAGAAGCCGGATAG